ACTATTCATTGCCCAGTGCTAAACTCATCATAGGCAATACAACTGTTAGGACTGCTAGTCCAACACAATGCCACAAACCTACAAGCTAATCAATGTGCAAAAAATATCATAGTTGTGATACTATGGTTTTAACGTTTAGATACTGTTTTGAGACTGTCAGATATATGTAAAAAATTTTCCTTGAATCCACACAAGGGAGGGCATTAACCTAGCTTGCAGCCAAGCTCTAAACCTCATATAATGCCTGGTAGCAAAGCGATCGCCAGGAGGGAAGTGTGGTATGCATATATTTGCGTCATCTTGTAAACCTTGCTGCTTCTTCATGCATGTGCATGCTTGGCGCTAAACAAGGCATGTGGGTCCACCAACTCACTACAAGACTAAATCAATAGAAAGGCAACATACCTTCTTCATCTGGAACTTGATGGTGGCTTTGACCTCGTCAAGCTTGGCCATCATAGATTCGTTGTGTGTCAGCAGCGTGGGGAACTTGCCCGCCTTGTTCAGACCAGGACCCAGGAGACGGGGAATCTGCTTGATGAGCGACTTGGACGCCATGAAAGCATCGTACTTCTTGGCTGCAATTGGGAAGGGAAAGGCACAAGTCAGCCAAGACCGAGGCAGACTTGCATAGATACTAGcagcacagaaagaagacagccgACTAAACAGAAGCCAATGTGGGGTCGTTGCAGCCCTTGCACATCCCTTACAGTGAGTAAAATAGAATCCATTGATTACGCCCCTGGCTTCTGTAAAGGCTTACCAGATCAGACCAAGTGTGTCATATCACCAGCATTTCAGGTAATACATGCATTTCAAGTCATCACTCTGGTAGCATGGCTGCCGAAAACACCGAACAAGGCCTATGCCTCATTTAGGACAGCGACAAAACGAAGTAGAGAATCAGATGTTGGTCCTAGACAGCTGCCTACATCAGAaaaccagacaaaaaaaaagctttcccaAGACACACCACCTCCATATCCCAGCACCACATCGTAattataaaagcaaaaaaaaagttactgcTACTAACATGTGGCTGGAAGCGCTTTCCTGATAATGCGGCAGCGGCAATCTCCTAGCTCAAGATACACACAGACAGGCCCCCCGGACACTAGAAAAGCAAGCGGGGAAAACGCACCAAGCTTTTTGACTAGTTTCTTGCTCTTGTTCAGCTTCTTCAGAGCCTCTGTGTCCATGCAGGCCAGGTTGTTGGCCTTGGCTTCGTCACAGTGCTGCTGGTCACCAAGAATGCACACCTGGAACTTGGGCCTGGGGATGTGCTTCAGCCTGTCGACAGGAAAAAACTTTCATGAGCAACACATGAACAGTTAACCAGCAGCAGCATATAAGCATTCAACGGGGCACTACCAGTATTGCCAAGCCAATAATAGATAACAAGTACAACCTACACCTCTTTCCGCCTTAAAAAGGGATGTGGGTCCTAAGAGACCACGAAGAACTGGGAACAAGTCCTTCTCCAAACAGTTTGTTTGCATAAAGACCGTCTCTGCAGAATATCCATGCTCAAAACAATCCCAAAGTACAGAACAAATAGATGATGTTCCACTTCATGTGATTGCTGTGCCAAAACTGCTCCCCAACCACCACCGTTAGAAGTTTTGTTCGATACCTTCCTAGAAGGACATGGAGCAGTGCAGCTAACGCTACAGGAGTTTTCTCATGACTCTAAGGGCACACAGGCTATGTCTATCTCCGATTTTGCTTTGGGCAATCGAAATTAGCTTAGTATCAATTTGGGAGTAGGGCAGTGATGCTATATGTTTACTGGCTTTCACATTATACACTAAACGAATTTGTTGCTTTAGTAAATTACCAGTCAAACCATTTTGTATGTTCTATtcaaatttttttaaatatatttttactGCGCCAAGACAGCATCACCACACAAACTGAGACTCTGATGATGCAGTTCTGTAAATGTCTCAAATAATGCAAGCATTTTTTGTCTAACAGCCTGTAACAAAGAACCAAATGTGAACCACAAAACCACTAATAATTCAAACTAACTGAGCCATTGAAAAACATTTGCACTACATAAAAAAAGCAATTTCTTAGAAATTTTGACAAAGACTCATCCCTcccttaatgaaaaaaaaaatgctaccaaCTCGTTGGAAAGCAACCCAAAGCGCCAAATTGGCTCTTTGGTTACAAGTCAATGGATCTCGAGCAATGCCCGAACGCGTTAAGATAAGAACACCCCTTTCGTGCATGCACCATGCTCGGAGATGGCACAGGCTTAATCAGCGATACAGTTCATTGCCCAGTGCTAAAGTCGTCACTGCAATGATGCACGCCTGAACGGGAGGGGATATAAAAGCCGCCGCCTTCGTAACGCAACATGCGCACCAGCCATACATACGACTGTCGGCAGTCTCCTTGCGTCGCCAGCAGTCGACAAGTTATTGGTGCCGCCGAAGCGGAACACCTCCCCATTGCTTTAAGACCCTGGGTTTTTGTCCGCCCGGCTTCATTCAGAGAACCGAGCTCCCTGTACCGCTACAGGCTGTGGCGTCAGACATACGAGAACGGTCGCTAAGCCCAACGTCTCGAAAATCTGCCCTAAAATTTCAACCAAGCACAATGGCAATATTGCGAAGCCGGTTCGAATGGCATTCTAGGCTTAACGTTAAGCGGGCTCTAGCCCGATGGGGACGCCAAAGGCTGCGCGTTTCAGGTCAATTTTTCGTGCGATGCTGTTCGAAGAGCAGGCATACTCGACGGTGCCCGAGAAACGCTTGTCCTTCTGAGGGTCATAGTTCTTGAGGGCGATCTGGAGTTCCACGGTCTCGAGGAACTTGCGGTGCTTGCGCGCCGACTCCTGCAGGACCGCGTTGACGCAGTCGTACAGCGTGTCCCTGCTCACTTTCGAGCTGCacaagaaaagcagaaaaattattAGACCGCTTCAATTCAATCACTTCGCAACAGCATGCGTGGAAGTGAAGATCACGCGCTAGCAAGAGGCGGCCACCATTTCAAGAGCTTAGTATAAAAACCTTCGCAAATAAGAAATAAAGTTGGTAAATCGAAAAAATAAAGTTAGCTGCATGAACAGCAAGAACTACACTATCAATAAGAGCACAAATGCAACTTGGTAGCTAATTTTCCGACAAGGATTGAAAGGATTACATACCTCATGCTGAGACCGTCGACGCGCACTCTGCCACGACAAACGTGAGAAATGAAGAATATCTGTGTAGCCCGAgtagatgatgctgatgatgcgCTGACGATGTGCCTGAGTTGACCACGTGATTTAAAACACCCTAGGCACCCTGGTGGAAGAAAATTACGTGACGtaatttttctttctctccccCCTTTTTTCTCACTCccgccttcatcccttccctcacggcgcgattGTGTCTAGGTTGTTGCGGAACCGACGGCGACCTGGGTTTCTCTAGAAATTGTCCCTTGCAGACGGCTCGCAAGTATAGTCGCGGGTGCAATGATGGAACGCCGGGCATTGCTTCCACAGGGCAGTTCGGAGCAGGTGGCAATAAGCAGGCTAGAAAAAGCGGCGTGTTTCATGGCTCCAAAGATGGCGGCCACGATGACACCGGTACAGGTCATGCGTACACCCCTAAGTATACCCCCATGCGTGCCCCGTAAGTGTTGGGCTCACCTCGGCGTGTTCGCTCATCTTGTAGTTTCCTGGCGGGAGGCAGCGGCAGGAAGATTAGACGGGCAAGTTCGAAGAACGCCTTCGTGGCGGGGAAGCGACGTCTGCATGCGGGACGGCACGGTTTCTTCTTTCACGCGCTAGCTCCGCGTTTCACACTTTTGCAATCCACTTATCAACTTTCTCAAAACACACGCACTGAGCgaaattccaagaaatgtcaaaCGTGCCTCAAGTTCTTTTTCGCTGCCCTATACTTCAAGAAACGAAAATGTAGATAACTAAATGCAGGACAGCACGTCGCCAGGCTCCTTCAAgagcctctcccccccccccccccccctccgcaacCGGTCACCCCCGCACCGCTCAACAATTGCGCAGTACAATACCCAACATTCTTTCCTAAATTTCTTAGATGCCTCCAGAGCCGCCTCTGTGTACTGGGAAACGTAACCCCTGTCTGCATACCTCACCGGCGCACGTGTCTCTGGTCTGGCTCGCAAAGTGTGTGCCTTGTGACCACGATGGgcagcaggtgctcgtcacgtgcaaaaccagtttagaagaaaaaatttACGAGACACTTTGacaactaaagtgttgagaggcgaaagccgctTCCAGGAAGTTCCACTGCTGACACAGCCCGGCGAGGGGGCATCTTAATTGACACACCGTCTGCCCAAGGGCGACTGCTCACGTTTTTTGCATAGCACGACGCGTGGCCATAGACGGTCTTTCCCGCAGCACCTGTCAATCAGTGCCAGATTTCCAGAAAGTTGCACTGCTTGTCacacgtcacaccgttcccgtgaCTATGtcgatacccaaattatacatctttAGGAGATCTTAAGTGTTAATTACGCCTAATTACACATTTTTCcatctaat
The genomic region above belongs to Amblyomma americanum isolate KBUSLIRL-KWMA chromosome 9, ASM5285725v1, whole genome shotgun sequence and contains:
- the LOC144104582 gene encoding large ribosomal subunit protein uL1-like produces the protein MSSKVSRDTLYDCVNAVLQESARKHRKFLETVELQIALKNYDPQKDKRFSGTVELKHIPRPKFQVCILGDQQHCDEAKANNLACMDTEALKKLNKSKKLVKKLAKKYDAFMASKSLIKQIPRLLGPGLNKAGKFPTLLTHNESMMAKLDEVKATIKFQMKKVLCLAVAVGNVKMSPDELAQNINLAINYLVSMLKKNWQNIRSLHIKSTMGPPQRLY